One region of Rhizoctonia solani chromosome 9, complete sequence genomic DNA includes:
- a CDS encoding amidase has protein sequence MWTRLLFVAAFLYSAGALPLSSLDLYEASIPELEFGLDSGHFTSVDLVKAYLGRIDQVNHVGPKLNAVIETNTYAIEQARVLDIERKMTGKRSILHGIPILLKDNIATLAGEGMNTTAGSHALFGSIVRNEATVAAKLRKAGAIILGKTNLLPLTPRGNIPIGWSGRGGQTTNPYFPGANPCGSSSGSGVAMAIGLAAGSLGTETDGSITCPSSFNNVVGIKPTVGLTSRAGVIPISIHQDTVGPIARSVTDAAIILTAIAGRDGRDNFTSNAPDPALDYTRFLDPQSLKGKRIGVPRKFFMDTTLDIVHPSIKIEFEKALGRVKELGGVIVDPADLPSAEEILTSREVFTNKIQFKVALNAYIASLDHVPTNVTSVADIIRFNDAHKELEETEGHEDQSGLILSEATLGYNSTYHEALRQNYLIGRDRGIDAALKDNNLDALLLPSDGHTTRPAAMAGYPIVTGELPPPDTKPLPETQAPYETLYPAPGIPFGLSFLGLHIQNLA, from the exons GCGTATCTGGGGCGTATTGACCAAGTAAATCATGTTGGTCCCAAACTCAACGCAGTCATTGAAACCAACACGTACGCTATAGAGCAAGCACGCGTGCTTGATATAGAGCGCAAAATGACCGGTAAACGTTCGATTCTGCATGGTATCCCCATCTTGCTCAAAGACAATATTGCAACGTTGGCGGGCGAAG GAATGAACACAACTGCTGGATCCCATGCATTATTTGGGTCAATTGTACGCAACGAAGCTACTGTGGCTGCCAAATTGAGAAAGGCGGGAGCTATTATCTTGGGAAAAACTAATCTC CTTCCTCTGACTC CTCGAGGTAACATTCCGATTGGATGGTCTGGTCGGGGAGGACAAACTACAAATCCATATTTCCCTGGAGCAAACCCATGCGGGTCCTCTTCTGGGAGTGGCGTCGCCATGGCCATTGGCTTAGCAGCTGGGTCGTTGGGTACCGAGACCGACGGGAGTATCACTTGTCCTTCGAGCTTCAACAATGTTGTTGGGATAAAGCCAACAGTAGGATTGACTTCTAGGGCCGGAG TTATTCCTATTTCAATTCACCAGGACACAGTTGGGCCGATTGCAAGGTCTGTTACTGACGCCGCCATTATTTTGACCGCTATTGCTGGCCGGGATGGACGGGACAACTTTACAAGTAATGCGCCCGACCCTGCCCTAGATTATACCCGCTTCTTAGATCCCCAATCGCTAAAGGGCAAACGCATTGGCGTTCCTCGAAAGTTTTTCATGGACACCACGTTGGACATAGTTCATCCAAGTATAAAAATCGAGTTTGAGAAAGCTTTGGGTAGAGTTAAGGAATTGGGTGGAGTCATCGTCGATCCTGCAGATCTTCCAAGTGCCGAAGAAATTCTTACTAGTCGAGAGGTTTTCACAAATAAAATTCAGTTTAAG GTTGCCTTGAACGCCTATATCGCAAGCCTGGATCATGTTCCAACAAATGTGACATCAGTGGCAGATATCATCAGATTCAACGATGCGCACAAGGAACTGGAAGAGACCGAAGGCCACGAAGATCAGTCAGG GTTGATTTTGTCCGAAGCTACTTTGGGTTACAACTCGACGTACCATGAAGCTCTCCGCCAAAATTATCTAATAGGTCGGGACAGAGGGATCGATGCTGCACTCAAAGACAACAACCTCGACGCTTTATTACTGCCTAGCGATG GGCATACTACGAGACCTGCGGCTATGGCTGGCTATCCAATTGTCACGGGTGA GCTTCCACCCCCAGACACCAAGCCGCTCCCAGAGACTCAAGCTCCTTACGAAACACTATACCCTGCTCCC GGGATCCCGTTTGGCCTATCGTTCCTGGGACTGCATATACAGAACCTAGCTTGA
- a CDS encoding cytoplasmic protein, which produces MDNWAKLSSGIASLNIGQNAGKFAKGFGTQVQQARERFGAVAPEDITELPQEYKDLEARVDALRAVHLNVLRITKTYESETYDYPTQIQESLSEFSTSISHTVSNFAASNLKGTSLPAPPQSPPPKTVHKTLPHALSRTASSSAATLSSGPGAQDEARLIKALGGIAAGYEKVGEARLSQDDHIRQYFLQPWQATLNTSIAVAMKARQAVKVSRLELDSAKQGLKNAAPTRQEQARLEVENAEDDLVQKTEVAISMMKAVLENPEPLKNLNELIKAQLIFYSTAAEALSSVQGELEELSVAAEGDYRYDRLLAINLDASHPGRPSGNLAIIKSPSIEARK; this is translated from the exons ATGGATAACTGGGCTAAACTCTCCAGCGGAATCGCAAGCTTGAATATCGGCCAGAACGCTGGCAAATTTGCCAAGGGGTTCGGCACTCAGGTCCAACAGGCCCG TGAGAGATTTGGTGCCGTTGCACCTGAAGATATCACCGAGCTCCCGCAAG AGTACAAGGACCTTGAAGCACGTGTGGACGCCTTACGCGCCGTTCATCTGAACGTGCTACG AATTACGAAGACCTACGAAAGCGAGACTTACGACTATCCAACCCAGATTCAAGAATCCTTGTCCGAATTCTCAACCAGTATATCTCACACGGTTTCCAATTTTGCAGCCAGCAACCTCAAGGGGACATCACTTCCCGCTCCTCCCCAATCTCCCCCACCAAAGACCGTTCACAAGACATTGCCACATGCCCTTAGTCGTACAGCATCTTCATCTGCAGCTACCCTCTCAAGCGGTCCAGGTGCTCAAGACGAGGCTCGTTTGATCAAGGCTCTCGGCGGAATCGCTGCTGGATACGAGAAG GTTGGAGAGGCTCGCCTGAGCCAAGACGACCACATTCGTCAATATTTCCTACAGCCTTGGCAAGCGACTCTTAATACATCCATCGCAGTGGCTATGAAGGCGCGTCAGGCCGTCAAAGTTAGCCGTCTTGAACTTGATTCCGCCAAACAAGG CCTAAAGAATGCGGCCCCCACTCGCCAAGAGCAGGCGCGACTCGAGGTTGAGAATGCCGAAGATGACTTGGTGCAAAAGACCGAGGTCGCCATTAGCATGATGAAAGCTGTGCTCGAAAAC CCGGAGCCCTTGAAGAATCTTAATGAACTTATCAAGGCACAATTGATTTTCTATTCTACTGCCGCGGAAGCTCTATCTTCAGTTCAAGGAGAATTAGAGGAACTCAGTGTTGCTGCGGAAGGTGATTACAGGTATGATCGACTGCTCGCTATTAATTTGGACGCTTCTCACCCTGGTCGACCATCAGGAAATCTCGCGATCATTAAATCGCCATCGATTGAAGCTCGAAAGTAA
- a CDS encoding ribosomal protein S10p/S20e gives MINLNALSAIVSALAIATSAAAQGAPIPSDSSWEQVHWTKIHGWCMATGFFILLPLGSLTARYLRAYLPFQKWLGPHAAIQLIALPIICIGFGVGVHVAMYNGQWKVPHTKIGLTLFLMYWIQLVLGICTASTPSVALGSAKPDPTAAPDTRHPLKARPWYAILHAFWGVSMCVIASVQVRRGYTIEWPTKRGQAVSEHVNRAWKAWVVIVPVLYLGGLALLLRRQWSQERARMLNPGAAPANNEKYDSVATSSPRRGTDLSKLTRATSISTNPTFTPPKISDLLPPHDPAIPPKSLVKPPVHPPTHHHPVALLHFRTYYHPNLEFFLHFAYHAAYALGIPLSRPAHLPTQRSLFTVLKSPFIFKKAQENFEKRTHKRAVKVWDTDPEVLNIWLRYLEEHMMPGVGMRVVRWERCEVGVGEARLKEVGGALREKVAIGGEKVLSVAEQVKAVGEKIVRDETEAAKKASTVDSDKVKPTEKPE, from the exons ATGATCAATCTTAACGCTCTCTCGGCGATCGTTTCGGCTCTTGCTATAGCCACTTCAGCAGCAGCCCAAGGTGCTC CAATTCCGAGCGATTCATCATGGGAGCAAGTCCACTGGACCAAGATCCATGGCTGGTGTATGGCCACAGGTTTCTTCATCCTCCTCCCTCTCGGTTCTCTCACCGCACGATACCTCCGCGCCTACCTCCCATTTCAGAAATGGCTCGGACCGCACGCCGCGATCCAACTCATCGCTCTGCCCATCATCTGCATCGGGTTTGGAGTCGGGGTTCATGTGGCCATGTACAACGGCCAATGGAAGGTCCCGCACACCAAGATCGGACTCACGCTGTTCTTGATGTATTGGATCCAGCTCGTTTTGGGTATTTGTACCGCCTCGACACCGAGTGTTGCGTTGGGGAGCGCGAAACCTGATCCGACGGCTGCTCCGGATACCCGCCACCCACTCAAGGCGCGACCGTGGTACGCTATCCTGCATGCCTTTTGGGGAGTAAGCATGTGTGTCATTGCGTCCGTCCAAGTGCGTCGAGGATACACGATCGAATGGCCAACGAAGCGAGGACAGGCCGTCAGCGAACATGTCAATCGGGCTTGGAAGGCTTGGGTTGTG ATTGTCCCCGTTTTGTATTTGGGCGGGTTGGCGTTGTTGTTGAGGCGCCAGTGGTCTCAGGAACGTGCGAGGATGTTGAACCCTGGTGCGGCCCCGGCCAATAACGAGAAGTACGATAGTGTAGCTACTTCCTCTCCTCGA CGAGGCACAGACCTCTCCAAGCTCACAAGAGCTACCTCCATCTCTACCAACCCCACGTTCACACCCCCAAAGATTAGCGACCTATTACCACCACACGACCCTGCAATCCCACCAAAATCGCTAGTTAAACCACCTGTGCATCCACCAACACACCACCACCCAGTCGCACTCCTCCATTTCCGCACATACTACCACCCAAACCTCGAATTTTTCCTCCACTTCGCATACCACGCCGCATACGCACTCGGAATCCCACTTTCCCGCCCGGCACATCTCCCAACCCAACGATCTCTCTTCACCGTCCTCAAGTCCCCGTTCATATTCAAAAAGGCACAGGAAAATTTCGAGAAAAGGACGCACAAGCGAGCTGTTAAAGTATGGGACACTGATCCCGAGGTGTTGAATATTTGGCTGAGGTATTTGGAGGAGCATATGATGCCTGGTGTGGGTATGCGAGTGGTCAGGTGGGAGAGGTGTGAGGTTGGAGTTGGGGAGGCGAGGTTGAAGGAGGTGGGCGGTGCATTGAGAGAAAAGGTTGCGATTGGTGGTGAAAAGGtgttgagtgtggcggagcAGGTCAAGGCGGTTGGGGAAAAGATTGTTAGGGATGAGACCGAGGCTGCGAAGAAGGCTAGCACGGTAGATTCAGACAAGGTCAAGCCTACCGAAAAGCCGGAGTAA
- a CDS encoding acyltransferase yields MSIGSRLTIATVALGSKFFLNTACASVKIHGLDHLLTALDEAGRKDRGIITVANHISVVDDPVAWGALPTRHCILNPRNMRWTLGASDIMFTNPVYNWFFRNGQVIETVRGAGVHQPAVDIAVDRLNSGAWVHVFPEGKVNQGSCQPGGKLLRFKWGVGRMIMSTTKTPVIIPMNISGLEKVMPEPRRFKFLPRPGHHISITFGDPAALTQQVDRLVQEWRSSRPSIRSVETSTNVPPLVRDTVVSELAGDVDTARLSGQVRKQAIDNLGKEIDWTDEEIARVSIVALLQDGVARLALDAHPL; encoded by the exons ATGAGTATTGGGTCCCGCCTCACTATCGCGACTGTAGCTCTGGGCAGCAAGTTCTTCTTAAACACTGCATGTGCGAGTGTCAAGATTCATGGACTAGATCACCTCCTCACTGCCTTGGATGAGGCTGGTCGAAAGGACAGAGGCATAATTACCG TGGCAAATCACATATCGGT GGTTGACGACCCAGTCGCATGGGGCGCGCTTCCTACCAGGCATTGTATATTGAACCCGCGAAACATGAGGTGGACACTGGGCGCGTCAGATATCATGTTTACCAACCC CGTTTACAATTGGTTTTTTCGCAACGGGCAAGTCATCGAAACGGTCAGAGGCGCTGGCGTTCATCAACCTGCCGTCGATATCGCGGTGGATAGATTAAATTCTGGTGCATGG GTCCATGTGTTTCCTGAAGGCAAAGTTAATCAAGGTTCTTGTCAGCCTGGCGGCAAGCTGTTACGATTCAAGTGGGGCGT AGGCCGAATGATAATGTCGACAACCAAAACCCCCGTAATTATCCCCATGAATATATCAG GGCTGGAAAAGGTGATGCCCGAGCCTCGTCGATTTAAATTTTTGCCTCGCCCGGGGCATCATATATCGATTACGTTTGGAGATCCGGCGGCATTGACGCAGCAGGTCGACAGGTTGGTGCAAGAGTGGCGATCAAGTCGTCCCTCAATACGGTCGGTAGAGACATCTACAAATGTGCCGCCACTAGTACGTGACACCGTCGTGTCAGAACTAGCAGGCGATGTCGATACGGCACGTTTATCTGGACAAGTTCGCAAACAGGCCATAGATAATCTGGGGAAGGAGATAGATTGGACAGATGAAGAGATAGCACGAGTCAGCATCGTGGCGCTCCTTCAGGACGGCGTGGCTCGCCTGGCACTCGATGCTCATCCTTTGTAG
- a CDS encoding methyltransferase domain protein — protein sequence MLRLAPLYGLFPDLWLAIKHGVPRTWGTIIAQPRLLFYPSELSRLFFSFVWEKFAPMVDEGAREVKESLVRPHAYGVVLDIGAGHGHTIPYLDRTRVTKYIAIEPNVRMHNEIRDMAQKHGYKAEEVFVLGCGAEEAEVILATLGGEHCVDTIVSILTLCTVPDPKAAASALIKSVLKSGGQFLWYEHIANPLPDVRTWQRLLTPLWAAAFDGCRLDRDTPAIMLSAGAWETTDMWDKPGEKQADNMFFHQVGRFVKACEQ from the exons ATGCTACGTCTGGCCCCTCTGTACGGTCTCTTTCCTGACCTTTGGTTGGCTATAAAGCATGGCGTCCCACGAACATGGGGAACTATCATAGCTCAGCCCAGGTTACTATTTTATCCCTCGGAGCTGTCCcgcctcttcttctccttcgtTTGGGAAAAATTTGCACCAATGGTTGATGAGGGAGCCAGAGAAGTAAAGGAATCACTGGTTCGACCTCATGCATATGGGGTTGTCCTCGACATTGGGGCTGGCCATGGACATACGATTCCCTATTTGGACCGTACCCGGGTGACCAAGTACATAGCGATCGAACCAAATGTCCGTATGCACAACGAGATTCGAGACATGGCACAGAAACACGGATACAAGGCAGAAGAGGTTTTTGTTTTGGGATGTGGGGCAGAGGAGGCTGAAGTGATACTGGCCACGTTGGGTGGAGAGCATTGTGTGGACACAATCGTTTCGATCCTTACGCTATGCACTGTTCCCGATCCTAAGGCCGCAGCATCTGCATTAATCAAATCAGTGTTAAAATCAGGCGGACAATTCTTGTGGTACGAGCATATAGCTAATCCCTTACCAGATGTTCG AACATGGCAGCGGCTACTTACGCCCCTTTGGGCGGCCGCATTTGACGGATGTCGATTGGACCGGGATACACCCGCGATAATGTTGTCTGCCGGAGCGTGGGAAACGACCGATATGTGGGACAAGCCTGGAGAGAAGCAAGCAGATAATATGTTTTTTCATCAGGTTGGGCGATTTGTCAAAGCGTGCGAGCAATAG
- a CDS encoding major facilitator superfamily transporter — MSSPPSSHHEKHDEKHVEDVHLEANDGGFDAVRDKQLMRRVDWRLMPILCVLYALSLIDRVNLGSARVEGLGVTLKFEGYKNNKYSIALLVFFIGYFLFELPSTLVLRRLHPRNFLTIIIILWGATTLGMGFVHSWKTLAVCRAILGSLEAGFFPACVYLISSWYKRYEVQQRLSVFYMSSVLASGFASILAYGLARMHGLGGLEGWRWIFIMLGIVTIVAGAIGWLLIVDFPDKANFLTEEERQHVIRRLNRDRGDGEHDPLTTKKVLSHLSDWKIWTLAVAFACSTMPAYSLAYFIPVILRGLGFSVALSNILVAPPYVLAVMLALATSWWSDKIRLRTPFIIAHSLIAITGFTIVLHAHGNGVKLFGTFLAVAGTQPQMPFIIGLLQNNIVSSSKRAVASGVQVAFGAIGGIAASTVYQEKDSPRYVNGLRATIIFHAGLIVTVCAVAFAFHLKNKDLDREAALRPQAELEAMNEKERALATWRHTI, encoded by the exons ATGTCCTCTCCTCCAAGTTCTCACCACGAGAAACATGATGAGAAGCATGTCGAAGATGTCCACCTCGAAGCCAACGACGGTGGATTCGATGCCGTGAGGGATAAGCAACTCAT GCGTCGTGTCGACTGGCGCTTAATGCCCATTCTTTGTGTTCTCTATGCTCTCTCGCTCATTGACCGTGTGAACCTTGGGAGTGCCCGAGTAGAAGGTCTTGGTGTGACGCTCAAGTTTGAAGGTTACAAGAATAACAAGTACTCGATTGCTCTGCTCGTCTTTTTCATCGGTTACTTTTTGTTCGAATTGCCTTCGACGCTCGTCTTGCGTCGCTTGCACCCCCGTAACTTCCTTACGATTATCATCATACTCTGGGGGGCTACGACCCTCGGAATGGGCTTTGTTCACAGCTGGAAGACACTCGCCGTCTGTCGTGCCATTCTCGGCTCGCTCGAGGCTGGATTTTTCCCAGCCTGTGTGTACCTAATCTCATCGTGGTATAAGCGTTATGAAGTCCAACAACGCTTATCGGTGTTTTACATGTCAAGTG TCTTGGCGTCGGGCTTCGCATCGATCCTCGCATATGGCCTCGCACGTATGCATGGCCTTGGCGGTCTTGAAGGATGGCGATGGATTTTTATTATGCTTGGAATAGTCACAATTGTCGCTGGGGCTATTGGCTGGCTTCTTATTGTCGATTTCCCAGACAAGGCCAATTTCTTAACCGAGGAGGAACGTCAGCACG TAATTCGCCGATTAAACCGTGACCGTGGTGATGGCGAGCACGACCCACTTACGACAAAAAAGGTCTTGTCTCACTTGTCTGACTGGAAGATCTGGACTCTGGCCGTCGCATTTGCATGCTCGACCATGCCTGCTTATTCGCTTGCCTACTTTAT CCCTGTTATCCTACGTGGTCTTGGGTTCTCTGTCGCGCTCTCGAACATTCTCGTTGCACCACCGTATGTCCTTGCTGTCATGCTCGCGTTGGCGACTTCCTGG TGGTCTGACAAGATCCGTCTCCGGACGCCATTTATCATTGCTCACTCGCTCATCGCGATCACCGGGTTCACAATTGTTCTGCATGCACATGGCAATGGCGTAAAGCTTTTCGGAACATTCCTGGCTGTTGCAGGCACTCAGCCTCAAATGCCATTCATTATTGGTTTGCTTCAGAACAA TATTGTGAGCAGTTCGAAGCGCGCTGTCGCATCAGGAGTTCAGGTGGCATTTGGAGCAATAGGTGGTATTGCTGCTTCTACTGTATA TCAAGAAAAGGATTCTCCCAGATATGTCAATGGTCTCAGAGCGACCATCATTTTCCACGCTGGCCTTATTGTAACCGTATGCGCAGTCGCATTTGCATTCCATCTCAAGAATAAGGACCTGGACCGAGAAGCCGCCCTGAGACCTCAGGCGGAGTTGGAGGCGATGAATGAAAAGGAGCGAGCGTTGGCAACTTGGAGGCACACCATTTGA
- a CDS encoding glycoside hydrolase family 61 protein: MKFATAAALFAVAGCASAHTIFQEISVNGVSQGNHNCMRLPSYDGPITDVSSSSMSCNGSPNALDTVSPNVCSVPAGSQVTLRWGHTLTSGSNGMYT, from the exons ATGAAGTTCGCTACTGCCGCCGCTCTCTTCGCCGTCGCCGGATGTGCATCTGCGCATACTATCTTCCAGGAGATCT CCGTCAACGGTGTCTCTCAAGGAAACCACAACTGCATGCGCCTTCCCTCTTACGATGGTCCCATCACCGATGTCAGTAGCTCTTCTATGAGCTGCAACGGTAGCCCGAACGCCCTCGACACCGTTTCTCCTAACGTCTGCTCAGTTCCCGCGGGCTCACAGGTTACCCTCCGCTGGGGACATACTCTCACTTCGGGATCCAACGGCATGTATACATGA
- a CDS encoding glycoside hydrolase family 61 protein, which produces MVYMAKVSNAGTSAAPTSGWFKIYEAGLSGGKWAVDNLIANGGKLTVTVPSCIPAGDYLFRGELIALHAASSYPGAQLYMECAQIRVTGGGSKTPATVSIPGAYKSSDPGITYNLYSGQSTYTIPGPRPFTC; this is translated from the exons ATGGTTTATATGGCCAAAGTCAGCAACGCTGGCACTTCTGCAGCACCCA CCTCTGGATGGTTCAAGATTTATGAGGCTGGCCTCTCCGGTGGAAAGTGGGCGGTAGACAACCTCATCGCCAATGGCGGTAAGCTCACTGTCACGGTACCGAGCTGTATCCCTGCTGGAGACTACCTCTTCCGTGGCGAGCTTATTGCTCTGCACGCGGCGTCCTCCTACCCTGGTGCCCAATTG TATATGGAATGCGCCCAAATCCGTGTCACAGGCGGAGGATCCAAGACCCCTGCAACAGTGTCGATTCCTGGAGCATACAAGAGCTCTGACCCCGGCAT CACCTATAACCTCTACAGCGGCCAATCTACCTATACCATCCCTGGGCCCCGTCCTTTCACTTGCTAG
- a CDS encoding Sugar (and other) transporter yields the protein MAGPAAVTASEGPAAHLLYQGKWWNHSGILALNLLLVFILLTSSTNGFDGSMMNGLQAVPHWVSFFGKPQGATLGLYNAIQNIGSLAAIPFAPYVADHFGRRTGIILGCLCMFLATGLQAGAQNNAMFIAGRGLVGFGVSFAHLASALLIVELAYPSQRAKLSSLYNTMWFTGSIIAAATTLGTFRIDGAASWRIPSAMMGLVPVLQMIIIWFLPESPRWLIAHGREEEAVRVLAKYHAINRGDLNDELVQFEREEIKEALRLEAEAAKSTSYLSLLRTPGNRRRLRIVVAIAFFSQWSGNGIASYYLDIVLGKLESVLRTRLRFSTSTWEWPFTPVIIIATTASLFVEKIGRRKLFLTSNAGMLFAYVLWTTGAGVNANNTSNRNAANLVMASIFIFNGFYAIAYTPLLVSYTVEITPFQIRAKMFAIMNVSVTASSFSTSKYVNPVAQDAIKWKYYIVYVVWLCFELGFIWMYLVETKGRSLEETAALFDGEDALKELENRAAHDLAAPGTPSDEKFDGKV from the exons ATGGCAGGCCCAGCAGCTGTAACAGCGTCCGAAGGCCCAGCAGCGCACCTCCTTTACCAAG GAAAATGGTGGAACCACAGTGGCATTCTCGCCCTCAACTTGCTGCTCGTTTTCATCCTGTTGACGTCTAGCACCAACGGTTTCGATGGTTCCATGATGA ACGGTCTCCAGGCTGTTCCTCACTGGGTTTCGTTCTTTGGAAAACCCCAGGGAGCTACCCTTGGTTTGTACAA TGCTATTCAAAACATCGGGTCCCTCGCTGCCATCCCATTCGCACCTTATGTTGCCGATCACTTTGGCCGTCGCACTGGTATCATCTTGGGATGCCTCTGCATGTTCCTTGCTACTGGTCTTCAGGCAGGTGCTCAAAACAACGCCATGTTTATTGCTGGACGTGGCTTGG TCGGATTCGGTGTCTCATTTGCCCATCTTGCCTCTGCGCTGCTCATCGTTGAGCTCGCTTATCCTAGCCAACGCGCTAAGCTATCCTCCCTCTATAACACCATGTGGTTCACCGGCTCGATCATTGCCGCGGCTACTACCCTTGGCACTTTCCGAATCGACGGTGCTGCTTCTTGGCGCATTCCATCGGCAATGATGGGTCTCGTCCCAGTCCTTCAAATGATTATAATCTGG TTCTTGCCCGAGTCTCCTCGTTGGTTGATCGCTCATGGTCGCGAGGAGGAGGCTGTCCGCGTTCTCGCCAAGTACCATGCTATTAACCGTGGGGATTTGAACGATGAGCTCGTTCAGTTTGAACGCGAGGAAATTAAGGAGGCTCTCCGTCTCGAGGCTGAAGCTGCCAAGAGCACTAGCTATCTCTCTCTCCTCCGCACCCCAGGAAACCGCCGCCGTCTTCGTATCGTTGTCGCCATTGCCTTCTTCTCTCAGTGGTCTGGTAACGGTATTGCATCGTACTACTTGGACATTGTCTTGGGCAAATTGGAATCGGTGTTGAGGACAAGGCTCAGGTTCAGTACTTCAACTTGGGAATGGCCATTTACTCCTGTGA TCATCATTGCTACTACCGCTTCGCTTTTCGTCGAGAAGATTGGTCGTCGCAAGTTGTTCTTGACCTCGAACGCTGGCATGCTCTTCGCCTACGTTCTCTGGACGACCGGTGCTGGTGTCAACGCCAACAACACATCGAACAGGAATGCCGCCAACCTTGTCATGGCCTCCATCTTCATTTTCAACGGCTTCTACGCAATCGCATACACTCCTCTTCTCGTATCATACACCGTCGAGATCACTCCTTTCCAGATTCGTGCCAAGATGTTCGCAATCATGAACGTCTCCGTCACTGCCTCCTCATTTTCAACCAGTAA ATACGTCAACCCTGTCGCTCAGGATGCGATCAAGTGGAAGTACTACATCGTCTATGTTGTCTGGCTCTGCTTCGAACTTGGCTTCATCTGGATGTACCTTGTTGAGACCAAGGGTCGCTCCCTCGAAGAGACTGCTGCTCTGTTCGACGGCGAGGATGCGCTCAAGGAGCTCGAGAACCGTGCCGCCCACGACCTTGCTGCGCCTGGCACTCCATCTGACGAGAAGTTCGACGGGAAGGTCTAA